CCTTACCCGCGAGGAGTTCCTCAAGCACGCTTGGGACTGGACTCACGAGCATGGTGGCATCATCCTCAAGCAGCTCCGCAAACTCGGTGCCAGCTGCGATTGGGACCGCACAGCATTCACCATGGACGAGACCCGCTCTCGTGCCGTCATCCACGTATTCTGCGACCTTTACCAGAAGGGACTCATCTATCGTGGCGTGCGCATGGTTAACTGGGACCCTAAGGCTCAGACTGCGCTCTCTGACGAGGAGGTTATCTACAAGGACGAGCAATCTAAGCTCTACCACTTGAAGTATTATGTAGTAGAGCAGGACTGCCAGCAGGTGGATGAGGAGAACGTGATACACAAGGATGAGAAGGGATACTATGCAGTAGTAGCAACCACCCGTCCTGAGACCATCATGGGCGACTCTGCCATGTGTATCAACCCAGAGGATAAGAAGAATACCTGGTTGAAGGGTAAGCACGTTATCGTGCCTCTCGTAAACCGCGAGATTCCTGTCATCGAGGATACATACGTAGATATCGAGTTCGGTACTGGTTGCTTGAAGGTAACTCCAGCTCACGATATCAACGACCACGCACTCGGTTTGAAGCACGGTTTGGAAACCATCGATATCTTCAACGACAATGGTACCATCAGCGAGGCAGCAGGTCTCTATGTTGGTATGGACCGCATGGACGTGCGCAAGCAGATTTCCATCGACCTTCAGAACGCCGGTCTGATGGAGAAGATTGAGGACTATAATAATAAGGTGGGCTTCTCTGAGCGTACCAATGTGCCTATCGAGCCAAAGCTCTCTACACAGTGGTTCCTCAAGATGCAGCACTTTGCCGACATCGCCCTTCCTCCAGTAATGGACGATGATATCGAGTTCTATCCTAAGAAGTACAAGAACACCTATCGCCACTGGTTGGAGAACATCAAGGACTGGTGTATCAGCCGTCAGCTCTGGTGGGGTCACCGCATCCCTGCCTACTATTTCGACAATGCCGGCAAGAAGGATTTCGTGGTAGCTGAGACTGCAGAGGAGGCTCTGAAACTCGCTCAGGAGAAGAATGCCAACATCAAGGCTGAGGATCTTGAGCAGGAGAGTGACTGCCTCGACACCTGGTTCTCTTCATGGTTGTGGCCTATCTCTCTGTTTGATGGCATCGAGCATCCTGACAATGAGGAGATCAACTACTACTACCCTACTTCCGACCTCGTAACTGGTCCGGATATCATCTTCTTCTGGGTAGCACGTATGATCATGGCTGGCTACGAGTATCGTGGCAAGATGCCATTCAAGCACGTATATTTCACAGGTATCGTTCGCGATAAGCTCGGCCGCAAGATGAGCAAGAGTCTCGGCAACTCACCAGACCCACTGGTTCTGATTGACAAGTTTGGTGCCGACGGTGTTCGTATGGGTATGATGCTCAGTGCTCCAGCGGGCAACGACATCCTCTTCGACGAGAGCCTCTGCGAGCAGGGACGTAACTTCAACAATAAGATCTGGAATGCCTTCCGCCTCGTCAAGGGTTGGGAGACTGCAGATATCGAGCAGCCTAAGAGTGCAGAAATCGCCGTGAAGTGGTTTGATGCCAAGCTCAAGGAGGTGAACGAGGAGATGCAGAAGCAGTTTAAGGACTACCGTATCTCTGAGGCATTGATGACTGTATATAAGCTGTTCTGGGATGAGTTCTCATCCTGGTACCTGGAGATGGTGAAGCCAGCTTACGGCCAGCCTATCGACCAGAAGAGCTACGATGCTACCCTCCGCTTCTTCGATGTCCTCCTGAAGATGTTGCATCCATTCATGCCATTCATCACCGAGGAGTTGTGGCAGCACATCTACGACCGCAAGGATGGCGAGAGCATCATGCGCGAGAAGCTGGATATTCCTGCACCTACAGCCGAGGAGCAGAAGTTGGCAGCAGATATCGAGGCTGTGAAGCAGATTATCGCCGGTGTTCGTACCGTTCGCAACCAGAAGAACATTGCCCAGAAGGAGCAGTTGTCTCTCCAGGTAGTAGGCAAGAACGATTTCGAGGCTTACAACGACGTAACGCTGAAGATGGCGAACCTTGATAAGATTGAGGTCATCGCTGAGAAGAGTGCCGATGCATCAAGCTTCATGGTAGGTACCGACGAGTTTGCCGTACCATTGGGCGACCTCATCGACGTAGCTGCCGAGATTGAGAAGGCAGAGGCTCAGCTCAAGCACTTGGAAGGCTTCCTGATGGGCGTACGCAAGAAGCTCAGCAACGAGAACTTCGTAGCTCACGCACCTGAGAAGGTAGTAGCCCTGGAGCGCAAGAAGGAAAGCGACTCTGTTGAGAAGATTGCTGCCCTCAAGGCAACCATCGAGGAACTCAAGAAGAAATAATAGTATTATATTTAATGTTGAATGTTGAGTGTAGAATGTTGAATTAGTCAAGCTGATTCGTTAGCAAGATTGCAACTCAACATTCAACATTCAACATTCAACATTTTTAATTATGATCAAGAAGCTTTTCACCTTATTTATATGTACGCTATCTCTAGCAGCAACTTTCACCAGTTGTGGAGATGAAGCTATTGATGTTGAAAGCGTCAACAAGCAGACTATCTTCGTCTTCTATCCTTGGACGGGTGGAACCAGCTCTACTGGTCTGAAATATTTCCTGGAAAACAATGTAGATAGCATGTGCGCTGGCATCGTAGACAAAAAGGGCCTTACCAATGCCAGAGTATTAGTTTTCTTCACCGAAAAATACAATGAAAGTACGCTCTACGATCTTCAGTATGATGCAGCAACCAAAACCGTGAAACGTGTTCCTATCAAGAAATACGAAGGCAACAGTCATTGTACAGCAGAAGGATTTGCAGATTTACTGAACGATGTAAGACAAAACGCAGAAGCCCTCAACTATTCTCTGATTATCGGAGCACATGGTTGCGGCTGGACATACGCCAACGATTGGGTAAACTATCCATATATGGCAAGACCGAAGGCTGGTTCTACCGAAAAGGGAAATGATAAAAATACCATTGTATCCACAACAACTTCTGATCATTTCAGTGGCATTCAATTTGGCAATGATCCAAACAGACCTGCCACTCGTTTCTTCGGAAGTGTCAGTTTATCAGACAACGCCATCGATATTTCCACCTTGGCCGAAGGCATCAAGCTCAGCGGACTCAAGATGCAATACATCCTCTTTGATGCCTGTTACATGGGCAATGTGGAGACGGCTTACGAGCTGAAAGATGTAACCAATTTTCTGATCAGTTCAAGTAGCGAAGTGATGGGCGAAGGCATCCCATACAAGACGATATGGAGTTATCTCTGCTCATCAGCCCCTAACTATTCCAGCGCAGTATCAGGCATCGTCAACTTCTATAGGAATTCCGATATTCCATACTGCAACATGGCTGCAATAGACTGCCGACAGATAGACAAACTGGCAAGTATCATGAAGGAGATTAACAGCAAGTATACATTAGCTTCGACAGTGCCGCTCAATTCCATACAGACTTTGGACGGTTTCTCTCCCAACCTTTTCTACGACATGAGTGTATACATAGATAGTCTTGTTCCAAGCGGCTCTCTGAAAGACAAAGTTCATTCACAGATGAAACTCACAATCAAAGCTGCTGCTCATACAGATGAAGCTTATACAATGTTAATGAGTTATAGCGGTACAACCTTTAAAGTGAAAAATTATTGCGGTCTTTCTATCTCCGACCCTAGCCAGCACAGCGTAGCTATCAAGGGAAGAGAGAAAACAGCATGGTGGAAAGCTACACACTAATCATCAATGAAGAGTGAAAGAAACTCCTTATTGGCTTTTAAGAAAAATATTATATAAAAGAATACATGATGGAATATTTTATCATTGAGAATAACGGACAGCAAGCGGGTCCATTCAGCCTGGAGCAACTCGTCCAGAAGGCTATCACACCCGAAACCCTTGTTTGGGCACAAGGCATGAAAGACTGGACTCCAGCTTGGAAAATAGCAGAACTGAAGACTGTTCTTGAAACTGTAGAAGCAATCAAGGCTAATACAGCCAACAAAGAAAATGCAGAAGGAACATCAGCAGATGCAGCCGGCAACAACGGGACAGAAGCAGCAAACTTTCAGGCTGCAAACCAGCAGGGTTTCCAGCAGGCACAGCAGGAAGCTTACCAGCAAGGCTTTCTGCACGGCGCTGCCATGAACCAGGGCTACAGACAGGAACCGGAAAAGAAAAAATCGAGCAAGACTCTCTGGAAAATCATCTTAGGTCTTATCGTACTTCTCTTCCTGGTTTTCGCCATAACCAATCCAGGACCTGAAGCCCATAAAGAAAAGGTAAAGACTGAGGCAGCCAAGGCTATCGACAAGGCTACAGAAACCAGTGATAACAACTTCTTCACCCAAAGCATCCGTTCCATTGCCAAAATGATGGCAGGAAGCGCTATCGATGAAGTGATGAACCAGCTCTTCGAATACCACAACTATATCGTATGCTCTAAGGGAACCGTTGAGTTTAATGGCAAGCAGCACACCGTAAGCTTCGGAATCCTTGGCAGCGTTTACACGATGAATGCTGATGATATGGTGAAGGCGCTGGAAGGTGCCGACAATCTGCAGATAGAAGAAACCACCAGCTCATCAACCGATGAATCCCCTTCGGTAAGCGATAATAGCAGCGATGGTTCAGAAGAAGACGGACTGGGCGCTTCCGTTCAGAAGAAACTGGAAGACAAGGCAAACCAGGCCATGGATCAGGCTGCCGACAAGGTAAGCAAGAAACTGGAAGAGAAAATCAACCAGAAACTCGATGAAGCAACCGATTCTTCAACCGTAGAAAAGATTCTCGACAAGATTCTGGAACTGATCTAGCATCAGAAATCCGAAGAAACATAAGAAACATGACACATTTCTCAATATGACAGCATGGCGGCTTGACGTATATCAAGCCGCCATTGCTGTTTAGTTGACGTGTATCAAAAAAAGCCTCTTCTTCATCATTTTGTCATGTCTTTGTGACAGATATTCAAGAAAAAGGCATTACCTTTGCACCAGAAAACAGTGAGATTGTAATAAGGATAATGTAAAACAGGAGACCTCACATGGAGGCTCCACAAAGAAAGAAAGGAAACAAATTATGATGACGACAGTAATGATTCTTACAGTTGTGGCAGCAATGATTGCCAAAGCTGTGAATGTAAACAACAACATGGAGCTGGGCAAGTAAAATTGACCACCGTTCATGAACAAAAGGAAAAAGAAAATGGCAGAAATGCCAAGTATTAATTTTTTAAAAAAGGATAACGATTATGAAAACAATGTATGCAAACATCAAGAAGGCCTTGAAGGCTATTCTTGCAAATTACATGAGCGCAATGAAAATGTATGGTGAGGCTTTGAACAGAAGCCGTGGTTGTGCTTGCGTATAAGGGTTCCAATCCCTTCATGCTGCGGCATAAACTAGATTGAAAGCAAAAAGTAATTACGTTTAAATAAAGAAAAAGCGTGTAAGTTACCATACTTACACGCTTTTTTTGTATCTTTGCAACCGGTTTAGTAAAGATTTTAAAAAGAAGAAACGATGAACTCACAAGATATGATCAGCAGGCTGGAATCGAAAGGCATTCGGCCAACCGCCAACCGCATACTCGTAATGAAGACCCTGATGGGCGAACAGAACCCGCAGAGTCTGAGCAATCTGGAACGAAAGATGGTTTCGATGGACAAGTCGAGCATCTTCCGTACCCTTACCCTCTTTCTGGAACATGATGTGGTACATGCCTTCGAAGATGGGCGAGGCGTACTCTGCTACGAACTCTGCGAAGAAAAAGGGGCTTGCGATCATCACGACGGGCATATTCATTTCTACTGCGAATCTTGCCAGCGTTCCTTCTGTATGGAGGATATCCATATTCCAAGTTTCGAGCTGCCCGAAGGCTTTTACCCCCACTCTATTTCCTTTGTCATCAAAGGCGAATGCCCGGATTGCAGAAAGAAACACCAGTAAAACGAAAGGTACATTCTGCGTTAATTTAGCATAAATATTTTTGAAATTCTATTGTTTTTCCGATATTATCATTACTTTTGCAAGCGATTATCACGGGGTGCTGAAAGATTCGGCTGAGATGATACCCATTGAACCTGATGCAGGTAATGCTGTCGCAGGGATATTTGATAGTGCTTTATTTTTTCTCTTAAGGCTTTCATCTGGAAGTTCACCGTGTTTGATTACATATTATCTTATCATCGCTTTCGGGCGATAGAAAAACGTAAACAAACGGATTATTCATCATATAAAACGAACAGAATATGAAAGTAACTATCAACAACAAAGAGACCGAGACACAGGCTAAAACCATCAGGGAGTTAGCCCAGGAACTCGATTTGCCAGCTACAGGAGTTGCAGTAGCTATTAGTAACGAAATGGTGCCTCGTGATGAATGGGAAAACACAATCATCGCAGAAGGAGCAGACATCGTTATCGTAAAAGCGTTCTGCGGAGGATAATGGTCCCAGAATACTGCGGAAAAGAATCACCCAAAAGTACTTTTCCTACAGAAATGAAAACAAAAATAACAACTCTATAATAAAACAATGGAA
This Segatella copri DSM 18205 DNA region includes the following protein-coding sequences:
- a CDS encoding valine--tRNA ligase; this translates as MELASKYDPQAVESKWYQYWLDNKLFSSKPDGREPYTVVIPPPNVTGVLHMGHMLNNTIQDILVRRARMEGKNACWVPGTDHASIATEAKVVNRLAQQGIKKTDLTREEFLKHAWDWTHEHGGIILKQLRKLGASCDWDRTAFTMDETRSRAVIHVFCDLYQKGLIYRGVRMVNWDPKAQTALSDEEVIYKDEQSKLYHLKYYVVEQDCQQVDEENVIHKDEKGYYAVVATTRPETIMGDSAMCINPEDKKNTWLKGKHVIVPLVNREIPVIEDTYVDIEFGTGCLKVTPAHDINDHALGLKHGLETIDIFNDNGTISEAAGLYVGMDRMDVRKQISIDLQNAGLMEKIEDYNNKVGFSERTNVPIEPKLSTQWFLKMQHFADIALPPVMDDDIEFYPKKYKNTYRHWLENIKDWCISRQLWWGHRIPAYYFDNAGKKDFVVAETAEEALKLAQEKNANIKAEDLEQESDCLDTWFSSWLWPISLFDGIEHPDNEEINYYYPTSDLVTGPDIIFFWVARMIMAGYEYRGKMPFKHVYFTGIVRDKLGRKMSKSLGNSPDPLVLIDKFGADGVRMGMMLSAPAGNDILFDESLCEQGRNFNNKIWNAFRLVKGWETADIEQPKSAEIAVKWFDAKLKEVNEEMQKQFKDYRISEALMTVYKLFWDEFSSWYLEMVKPAYGQPIDQKSYDATLRFFDVLLKMLHPFMPFITEELWQHIYDRKDGESIMREKLDIPAPTAEEQKLAADIEAVKQIIAGVRTVRNQKNIAQKEQLSLQVVGKNDFEAYNDVTLKMANLDKIEVIAEKSADASSFMVGTDEFAVPLGDLIDVAAEIEKAEAQLKHLEGFLMGVRKKLSNENFVAHAPEKVVALERKKESDSVEKIAALKATIEELKKK
- a CDS encoding clostripain-related cysteine peptidase, giving the protein MIKKLFTLFICTLSLAATFTSCGDEAIDVESVNKQTIFVFYPWTGGTSSTGLKYFLENNVDSMCAGIVDKKGLTNARVLVFFTEKYNESTLYDLQYDAATKTVKRVPIKKYEGNSHCTAEGFADLLNDVRQNAEALNYSLIIGAHGCGWTYANDWVNYPYMARPKAGSTEKGNDKNTIVSTTTSDHFSGIQFGNDPNRPATRFFGSVSLSDNAIDISTLAEGIKLSGLKMQYILFDACYMGNVETAYELKDVTNFLISSSSEVMGEGIPYKTIWSYLCSSAPNYSSAVSGIVNFYRNSDIPYCNMAAIDCRQIDKLASIMKEINSKYTLASTVPLNSIQTLDGFSPNLFYDMSVYIDSLVPSGSLKDKVHSQMKLTIKAAAHTDEAYTMLMSYSGTTFKVKNYCGLSISDPSQHSVAIKGREKTAWWKATH
- a CDS encoding GYF domain-containing protein, producing MMEYFIIENNGQQAGPFSLEQLVQKAITPETLVWAQGMKDWTPAWKIAELKTVLETVEAIKANTANKENAEGTSADAAGNNGTEAANFQAANQQGFQQAQQEAYQQGFLHGAAMNQGYRQEPEKKKSSKTLWKIILGLIVLLFLVFAITNPGPEAHKEKVKTEAAKAIDKATETSDNNFFTQSIRSIAKMMAGSAIDEVMNQLFEYHNYIVCSKGTVEFNGKQHTVSFGILGSVYTMNADDMVKALEGADNLQIEETTSSSTDESPSVSDNSSDGSEEDGLGASVQKKLEDKANQAMDQAADKVSKKLEEKINQKLDEATDSSTVEKILDKILELI
- a CDS encoding Fur family transcriptional regulator — its product is MNSQDMISRLESKGIRPTANRILVMKTLMGEQNPQSLSNLERKMVSMDKSSIFRTLTLFLEHDVVHAFEDGRGVLCYELCEEKGACDHHDGHIHFYCESCQRSFCMEDIHIPSFELPEGFYPHSISFVIKGECPDCRKKHQ
- the thiS gene encoding sulfur carrier protein ThiS, whose translation is MKVTINNKETETQAKTIRELAQELDLPATGVAVAISNEMVPRDEWENTIIAEGADIVIVKAFCGG